In a genomic window of Occallatibacter riparius:
- a CDS encoding TolC family protein, giving the protein MRKLLPLTLLVATTCVGQQPARPLPDAPKVADSAELLAQATPPPAGSRPNGQNTPPAATPSPASARLTLAEAEKMALAHNPNISIAHLLQLAQTQVTREVRAGEMPDAVANLTAVGAHDNSRITAGALNNPIVYNRAAGGLTVRQLITDFGRTRNLVKNAQSTAQAQVDTERATVEDITLAVDEAFYQALTAQSVLKVAQQTLAARQATGEQVGALTQQKLRSTLDLSLADVQVSQAKLLVLDAQNSSQAAMASLNAVLGSEADQTYDLVDETPANPQAAPTNTEELVQLAFRQRPDLASLDERFLAAKQFASAEHDLMRPTISALATAGGTPVRADQIQSSWYGAAGANISIPVFNGFEYSARAKEADFRAQAASEQVRNLRETVARDVRSAVLNAQIAFQRIGVTRQLLDQANTSLELAQARYKVGLSGIVDLTQSQLAQTEAEIAYTNARFAYQTALAAVRYQTGQ; this is encoded by the coding sequence ATGAGAAAGCTCCTTCCCCTCACTCTTCTAGTGGCAACAACATGCGTTGGGCAACAGCCGGCAAGGCCGTTGCCCGACGCTCCGAAGGTCGCAGATTCCGCTGAGTTACTGGCGCAGGCCACGCCGCCTCCGGCGGGCTCGCGTCCCAACGGCCAGAACACTCCCCCTGCCGCAACACCATCACCGGCTAGCGCAAGACTTACGCTCGCTGAAGCCGAGAAGATGGCTCTTGCGCATAATCCGAACATAAGCATCGCGCACTTGCTGCAACTGGCGCAGACACAGGTCACGCGCGAGGTGCGAGCAGGCGAAATGCCCGATGCTGTCGCAAACCTTACGGCGGTGGGCGCACACGACAATAGCCGCATCACCGCGGGAGCTCTCAACAACCCCATCGTTTATAACCGCGCGGCTGGCGGGCTCACAGTCCGTCAACTCATCACAGATTTCGGGCGCACCCGCAACCTCGTCAAGAATGCGCAGTCCACCGCGCAGGCTCAAGTCGATACCGAACGCGCTACGGTTGAAGACATTACCCTGGCTGTCGATGAGGCCTTCTACCAGGCTCTCACCGCACAGTCTGTGCTTAAAGTAGCGCAGCAAACGCTCGCCGCGCGTCAGGCGACTGGCGAGCAAGTGGGCGCACTTACCCAGCAAAAACTCCGTTCGACGCTGGATCTCAGCCTTGCAGATGTGCAGGTCTCGCAAGCGAAGCTTCTGGTGCTGGACGCGCAGAACTCCTCGCAGGCCGCGATGGCGAGCCTCAATGCTGTCCTTGGCTCGGAGGCTGACCAGACCTACGACCTGGTTGACGAGACGCCGGCAAATCCCCAGGCGGCTCCAACCAACACTGAAGAACTTGTGCAGCTCGCTTTCCGCCAGCGCCCCGATCTCGCCTCGCTCGATGAGCGCTTCCTTGCGGCGAAACAATTCGCCTCAGCGGAGCACGATTTGATGCGCCCGACGATCTCTGCGCTTGCAACTGCGGGCGGCACGCCGGTGCGCGCCGACCAGATCCAGTCCTCCTGGTATGGCGCAGCCGGCGCTAACATCAGCATTCCGGTGTTCAACGGCTTTGAGTACTCTGCGCGTGCGAAAGAGGCTGATTTCCGCGCTCAGGCTGCGTCTGAGCAGGTTCGCAATCTCCGCGAAACCGTTGCCCGCGACGTACGCAGTGCCGTGCTCAACGCACAGATCGCGTTCCAGCGTATTGGCGTCACGCGTCAGCTACTCGACCAGGCAAACACTTCGCTCGAGCTCGCGCAAGCTCGCTACAAAGTGGGTCTGAGCGGCATTGTCGATCTCACCCAATCTCAACTCGCGCAAACGGAGGCCGAGATAGCCTACACCAACGCTCGCTTCGCTTATCAAACCGCGCTGGCTGCGGTTCGCTACCAGACCGGGCAATGA